In Synechococcus sp. HK05, one DNA window encodes the following:
- a CDS encoding FAD-binding oxidoreductase, with translation MICPEPSELQELVRDWHQQALPWLAAGSCSRLQWGAPVLPGSGESEPRVLSTRKLNQLVEHCAGDFTVTVQAGMPLQTLQEELRAAGQWLAIDWPWGSGPNGEASGTVGGLVARGLAGGLRQRYMGVRDQLIGLSLLRADGTAAKAGGKVVKNVAGYDLMRLFCGSWGSLGLITQLTLRTYPLPRHRRGLLVQGPLENLEQLRRRCLQAPLMPQRLDWWSAALAGHGQPALLLALASVSSAAITDQLSQHCEAAAALGLEVQGLDADVLLELESQSRQGSGAWLLQLGVKPASAAALLADPALNGVACCLAAGPGLGVAWAEAATLPSYRVEQLRQRCRALGGQLSVLLQPASANPPLPCWEASPASAVIEALKREFDPLQQLARGRLPGVVQTTVSR, from the coding sequence GTGATCTGCCCTGAGCCCAGCGAGCTGCAGGAGCTGGTGCGGGACTGGCATCAGCAGGCCTTGCCCTGGCTCGCCGCCGGCAGTTGCAGCCGTTTGCAGTGGGGCGCGCCGGTGCTGCCCGGCAGTGGGGAAAGCGAACCACGCGTGCTCAGCACGCGCAAGCTCAACCAACTCGTTGAGCACTGCGCCGGCGATTTCACGGTGACGGTGCAAGCGGGGATGCCCCTGCAAACCCTGCAAGAAGAGCTGAGGGCAGCGGGCCAATGGCTGGCCATCGACTGGCCCTGGGGCAGTGGCCCCAACGGCGAAGCCAGCGGCACGGTGGGGGGCTTGGTGGCCCGGGGCCTGGCCGGGGGCCTACGCCAGCGCTATATGGGGGTGCGCGACCAGCTGATCGGTCTCAGCCTGCTGCGGGCCGATGGCACGGCCGCCAAAGCAGGCGGCAAGGTGGTGAAGAACGTGGCCGGCTACGACCTGATGCGCCTGTTCTGCGGCAGCTGGGGCAGCCTCGGCCTGATCACTCAGCTCACCCTGCGCACCTATCCCTTGCCTCGGCATCGCCGCGGCCTGCTGGTGCAAGGCCCCCTGGAGAACCTCGAGCAGCTGCGACGCCGTTGCCTCCAGGCTCCGCTGATGCCCCAGCGACTCGACTGGTGGAGCGCAGCGCTCGCTGGCCATGGTCAACCGGCCCTGCTGCTCGCCCTCGCCAGCGTGAGCAGCGCCGCCATCACCGATCAGCTCAGCCAGCATTGCGAGGCGGCGGCGGCACTCGGCCTGGAGGTGCAGGGCTTGGATGCCGATGTCCTGCTGGAGCTGGAAAGCCAGAGCCGCCAGGGCAGCGGCGCCTGGCTCCTGCAACTGGGCGTGAAGCCCGCCTCGGCGGCGGCCCTTCTGGCGGATCCTGCCTTGAACGGGGTGGCCTGCTGCTTGGCGGCGGGGCCCGGCCTGGGCGTGGCCTGGGCTGAAGCCGCCACCCTGCCCAGCTACCGGGTGGAGCAGCTGCGGCAGCGCTGCCGTGCCCTGGGCGGCCAGCTGAGTGTGCTGCTGCAGCCGGCGAGTGCAAACCCGCCCCTGCCCTGCTGGGAAGCCAGTCCCGCTTCCGCCGTGATCGAAGCGCTGAAACGGGAATTCGATCCGTTGCAACAACTGGCCCGCGGCCGGCTGCCGGGGGTGGTTCAGACCACTGTTAGCCGGTAG
- a CDS encoding galactose mutarotase, which produces MTLTRHDAPFPHWVLTAASGDQLRVVPERGGLVVGWRCGGEERLYFDAERFADPSKSVRGGIPVLFPVCGNLPGNQLVLPQGSFPMAQHGFARDLPWDLAALEAGDGIRLTLSDSPATHSAYPFRFQLSLDYQLEPDALAIRAVVEHRTGAADAGPMPFALGLHPYLQVESLAQARVDGVPEQCWDHLTAAEAATADQLARLEQGVDLRVECLGAAGSGPQVCTGDGTAVELQMQPPFVHAVLWSDPPRPMLCLEPWSAPRGELGQHLLPGERCELRCRYRLTVV; this is translated from the coding sequence ATGACCCTCACCCGCCACGATGCTCCCTTTCCCCATTGGGTGTTAACGGCGGCCAGCGGCGATCAGCTGCGGGTGGTGCCCGAACGGGGTGGTTTGGTGGTGGGTTGGCGCTGCGGCGGCGAGGAGCGGCTGTATTTCGATGCCGAGCGTTTTGCGGATCCCAGCAAGAGCGTGCGCGGTGGCATCCCGGTGCTCTTTCCCGTGTGCGGGAACCTGCCGGGCAATCAGTTGGTGTTGCCTCAGGGTTCGTTCCCGATGGCGCAGCACGGCTTTGCGCGGGATTTGCCCTGGGACCTTGCGGCGCTGGAGGCTGGCGATGGGATTCGCCTCACCCTCAGCGATAGTCCCGCCACCCACAGCGCCTATCCCTTTCGGTTTCAACTGAGCCTCGACTATCAGCTCGAGCCCGATGCGCTGGCGATTCGAGCGGTGGTGGAACACCGGACCGGTGCGGCAGACGCTGGGCCGATGCCGTTTGCCCTGGGCCTGCACCCCTATCTGCAGGTGGAAAGCCTCGCTCAGGCCCGGGTGGATGGCGTGCCTGAGCAGTGTTGGGATCACCTCACAGCTGCCGAGGCAGCCACGGCCGACCAGCTGGCCCGGCTGGAGCAGGGCGTGGACCTGCGGGTGGAATGCCTCGGCGCTGCTGGTTCAGGGCCTCAGGTGTGCACCGGTGATGGCACCGCTGTGGAGCTGCAGATGCAGCCGCCCTTCGTCCATGCCGTGTTGTGGAGCGATCCGCCCAGGCCGATGCTCTGCCTTGAGCCCTGGAGTGCACCCCGCGGCGAGCTGGGACAGCACCTGCTGCCCGGTGAACGCTGCGAACTTCGCTGTCGCTACCGGCTAACAGTGGTCTGA